The following coding sequences lie in one Notolabrus celidotus isolate fNotCel1 chromosome 6, fNotCel1.pri, whole genome shotgun sequence genomic window:
- the LOC117814684 gene encoding E3 ubiquitin-protein ligase TRIM21-like, with product MSAASCLLTEDQFLCSICLDVFADPVSTPCGHNFCKSCIINHWDVKVPHDCPNCKEVFYKRPELKVNTFISEMAAQFRQKAQQEASSSSSEQQVSKPGEVPCDVCTGTKLKALKSCLVCLVSYCETHLEPHLTASRLKRHQLIDPVENLEGRMCEKHDKLLELFCKNDQMCVCMMCTILDHKTHDVVPLREGYEGKKAELGKTEAEIQKMIQKRRLKLEEFKQSVELSKKNADREMAEGVQVFSALMETVERRLNNLTDTIKEKQRETEEQAEGFIKELQQEISELEKRSSEVKKLSRSEDHLHLLQNITALNAAPPTKNWTGVRVHPPSYEGTVERAVKQLEETLSEQMKKLISEAQLKRVQQYEVDLTLDPDTAHPRLILSDDGKQVHHSDEVKNLPNNPERFDPCPCVLSKQSFSSGRFYFEVQVKGKTEWDLGVVRESINRKGLITLSPQNGFWTIWLRNKNEYKALDDPSVDLSLQSDPEKVGVFVDYEEGLVSFYDVDAAALIYSFTGCSFTEKLYPYFSPCPNDGGKNSAPLIISPVNQTEESNH from the coding sequence ATGTCTGCTGCCAGCTGTCTGCTGACTGAAGATCAGTTCCTGtgctccatctgtctggatGTGTTCGCTGATCCTGTCAGCACACCATGTGGACACAACTTCTGTAAAAGCTGCATCATTAATCACTGGGATGTTAAAGTCCCGCATGATTGTCCAAACTGTAAAGAGGTTTTCTACAAAAGACCTGAGCTGAAGGTCAACACCTTCATCTCTGAGATGGCTGCTCAGTTCAGACAGAAAGCTCAACaggaagccagcagcagcagctcagagcaaCAAGTTTCCAAACCAGGAGAAGTTCCCTGTGACGTCTGCACTGGAACCAAACTGAAGGCCCTGAAGTCCTGCCTGGTGTGTCTGGTTTCTTACTGTGAGACTCACCTGGAGCCTCACCTGACAGCTTCACGTCTGAAGAGACATCAGCTGATCGACCCTGTGGAGAACCTGGAAGGCAGGATGTGTGAGAAGCACGACAAACTGCTGGAGCTGTTCTGTAAGAACGaccagatgtgtgtctgcatgatgTGCACTATCTTAGACCACAAGACTCATGATGTTGTTCCTCTGAGAGAAGGATATGAAGGAAAGAAGGCCGAGCTGGggaagacagaggctgaaattcagaagatgatccagaagagacgACTGAAGCTTGAagagttcaaacagtcagtggaGCTCAGCAAGAagaatgcagacagagagatggcagAAGGTGTTCAGGTCTTCAGCGCTCTGATGGAGACTGTTGAGAGACGCCTAAATAATCTGACGGACACgatcaaagagaagcagagagagacggaggaacaGGCTGAAGGCTTCATCAAAGAGCTGCAACAGGAAATCTCTGAGCTGGAGAAGAGAAGCTCTGAAGTGAAGAAGCTCTCACGCTCTGaagaccacctccacctcctccaaaacatcaCGGCCCTGAACGCTGCTCCACCCACCAAGAACTGGACTGGAGTCAGAGTCCATCCACCTTCATATGAGGGGACTGTGGAGAGAgctgtgaagcagctggaggagacgctcagTGAACAGATGAAGAAGCTGATCTCTGAGgctcagctgaagagagtccaGCAGTATGAGGTGGATCTGACTCTTGATCCTGATACAGCACATCCTAGACTCATCCTGTCTGATGATGGAAAACAAGTTCATCACAGTGATGAAGTGAAGAATCTCCCAAACAATCCAGAGAGATTTGATCCTTGTCCCTGTGTCTTATCAAAGCAGAGTTTCTCTTCAGGCAGATTTTACTTCGAGGTTCAGGTTAAAGGGAAGACTGAGTGGGATTTAGGAGTGGTCAGAGAGTCGATCAACAGGAAGGGACTAATCACACTGAGTCCTCAGAATGGTTTCTGGACGATATGGTTGAGGAATAAAAATGAGTACAAAGCTCTTGATGACCCTTCAGTcgatctctctctgcagtctgatcCTGAGAAGGTGGGGGTGTTTGTGGACTATGAGGAGGGTCTGGTCTCCTTTTATGACGttgatgctgcagctctgatctaCTCCTTCACTGGCTGCTCCTTCACTGAGAAACTCTACCCATACTTTAGTCCCTGTCCTAATGATGGAGGTAaaaactctgctcctctgatcaTCTCTCCTGTCAACCAAACTGAGGAGAGCAACCACTGA
- the LOC117814699 gene encoding E3 ubiquitin-protein ligase TRIM21-like has translation MSAASCLLTEDQFLCSICLDVFTDPVSTPCGHNFCKSCIINHWDVKVPHDCPNCNEVFKTRPELKVNTFISEMAAQFRQEASSRRPERVSKPAEVPCDVCTGTKLKALKEGYEGKKAELGKTEAEIQQMIQKRRLKLEEFKQSVELSKKNADREMAEGVQVFSALMETVERRLNNLTDTIKEKQRETEEQAEGFIKELQQEISELEKRSSEVKKLSRSEDHLHLLQNITALNAAPPTKNWTGVRVHPPSYEGTVVRAVKQLEETLSEQMKKLFEAELKRVQQYEVDLTLDPDTAHPNLILSDDGKQVHCGDVRKNLPDNPERFGKYAMVLSKQSFSSGRFYFEVQVEGKTKWDLGVARESINRKGQITLNPEDGFWTICLRNENEYTALDDLSVDLSLQSDPEKVGVFVDYEEGLVSFYDVDAAALIYSFTGCSFTEKLYPYFSPCPNDGGKNSAPLIISPVNQTEESNH, from the exons ATGTCTGCTGCCAGCTGTCTGCTGACTGAAGATCAGTTCCTGtgctccatctgtctggatgtgttcactgatccTGTCAGCACACCATGTGGACACAACTTCTGTAAAAGCTGCATCATTAATCACTGGGATGTTAAAGTCCCACATGATTGTCCAAACTGTAACGAGGTTTTTAAAACAAGACCTGAGCTGAAGGTCAACACCTTCATCTCTGAGATGGCTGctcagttcagacaggaagccagcagCCGCAGACCAGAACGAGTTTCCAAACCAGCAGAAGTTCCCTGTGACGTCTGCACTGGAACCAAACTGAAGGCCCTGAA AGAAGGATATGAAGGAAAGAAGGCCGAGCTGGggaagacagaggctgaaattcagcagatgatccagaagagacgACTGAAGCTTGAagagttcaaacagtcagtggaGCTCAGCAAGAagaatgcagacagagagatggcagAAGGTGTTCAGGTCTTCAGCGCTCTGATGGAGACTGTTGAGAGACGCCTAAATAATCTGACGGACACgatcaaagagaagcagagagagacggaggaacaGGCTGAAGGCTTCATCAAAGAGCTGCAACAGGAAATCTCTGAGCTGGAGAAGAGAAGCTCTGAAGTGAAGAAGCTCTCACGCTCTGaagaccacctccacctcctccaaaacatcaCGGCCCTGAACGCTGCTCCACCCACCAAGAACTGGACTGGAGTCAGAGTCCATCCACCTTCATATGAGGGGACTGTGGTGAGAgctgtgaagcagctggaggagacgctcagTGAACAGATGAAGAAGCTGTTTGAGGCCGAGCTGAAGAGAGTCCAGCAGTATGAGGTGGATCTGACTCTTGATCCTGATACAGCACACCCTAatctcatcctgtctgatgATGGAAAACAAGTTCATTGTGGTGATGTGAGGAAGAATCTCCCAGACAATCCAGAGAGATTTGGTAAATATGCTATGGTCTTATCAAAGCAGAGTTTCTCTTCAGGCAGATTTTACTTTGAGGTTCAGGTTGAAGGGAAGACTAAGTGGGATTTAGGAGTGGCCAGAGAGTCGATCAACAGGAAGGGACAAATCACACTGAATCCTGAGGATGGTTTCTGGACGATATGTTTGAGGAATGAAAATGAGTACACAGCTCTTGATGACCTTTCAGTcgatctctctctgcagtctgatcCTGAGAAGGTGGGGGTGTTTGTGGACTATGAGGAGGGTCTGGTCTCCTTTTATGACGttgatgctgcagctctgatctaCTCCTTCACTGGCTGCTCCTTCACTGAGAAACTCTACCCATACTTTAGTCCCTGTCCTAATGATGGAGGTAaaaactctgctcctctgatcaTCTCTCCTGTCAACCAAACTGAGGAGAGCAACCACTGA
- the LOC117814689 gene encoding E3 ubiquitin-protein ligase TRIM21-like: MSAASCLLTEDQFLCSICLDVFTDPVTLSCGHNFCKSCITEHWDVNVSCQCPNCKEVFKTRPELKVNTFISEMAAQFRQSAQQEASSSSSEQQVSKPGEVPCDVCTGTKLKALKSCLVCLVSYCETHLEPHLTMTGLKRHQLIDPVENLEGRMCEKHDKLLELFCKNDQMCVCMMCTILDHKTHDVVPLREEYEGKKAELGKTEAEIQQMIQKRRLKLEEFKQSVELSKKNADREVAEGVQVFSALMETVERRLNNLTDTIKEKQRETEEQAEGFITELQQEISELEKRSSEVKKLSRSEDHLHLLQNITALNAAPPTKNWTGVRVHPPSYEGTVERAVKQLEETLSEQMKKLIEAELKRVQQYEVDLTLDPDTAHPKLILSDDGKQVHHSDEEKNLPNNPERFNKCVNVLSKQSFSSGRFYFEVQVKGKTDWTLGVVRESINRKGDITLSPQKGFWTIWLRNENEYKALADPRVHLFLQSDPEKVGVFVDYEEGLVSFYDVDAAALIYSFTGCSFTEKLYPFFSPCPNYGGINSAPLIISPVN; the protein is encoded by the coding sequence ATGTCTGCTGCCAGCTGTCTGCTGACTGAAGATCAGTTCCTGtgctccatctgtctggatgtgttcactgatccTGTCACCTTATCATGTGGACACAACTTCTGTAAAAGCTGCATCACTGAACACTGGGATGTTAATGTCTCGTGTCAGTGTCCAAACTgtaaagaggtttttaaaacaagACCTGAGCTGAAGGTCAACACCTTCATCTCTGAGATGGCTGCTCAGTTCAGACAGTCAGCTCAACaggaagccagcagcagcagctcagagcaaCAAGTTTCCAAACCAGGAGAAGTTCCCTGTGACGTCTGCACTGGAACCAAACTGAAGGCCCTGAAGTCCTGCCTGGTGTGTCTGGTTTCTTACTGTGAGACTCACCTGGAGCCTCACCTGACAATGACAGGTCTGAAGAGACATCAGCTGATCGACCCTGTGGAGAACCTGGAAGGCAGGATGTGTGAGAAGCACGACAAACTGCTGGAGCTGTTCTGTAAGAACGaccagatgtgtgtctgcatgatgTGCACTATCTTAGACCACAAGACTCATGATGTTGTTCCTCTGAGAGAAGAATATGAAGGAAAGAAGGCCGAGCTGGggaagacagaggctgaaattcagcagatgatccagaagagacgACTGAAGCTTGAagagttcaaacagtcagtggaGCTCAGCAAGAagaatgcagacagagaggtggCAGAAGGTGTTCAGGTCTTCAGCGCTCTGATGGAGACTGTTGAGAGACGCCTAAATAATCTGACGGACACgatcaaagagaagcagagagagacggaggaacaGGCTGAAGGCTTCATCACAGAGCTGCAACAGGAAATCTCTGAGCTGGAGAAGAGAAGCTCTGAAGTGAAGAAGCTCTCACGCTCTGaagaccacctccacctcctccaaaacatcaCGGCCCTGAACGCTGCTCCACCCACCAAGAACTGGACTGGAGTCAGAGTCCATCCACCTTCATATGAGGGGACTGTGGAGAGAgctgtgaagcagctggaggagacgctcagTGAACAGATGAAGAAGCTGATTGAAGCCGAGCTGAAGAGAGTCCAGCAGTATGAGGTGGATCTGACTCTTGATCCTGATACAGCACATCCTAAACTCATCCTGTCTGATGATGGAAAACAAGTTCATCACAGTGATGAAGAGAAGAATCTCCCAAACAATCCAGAGAGATTTAACAAATGTGTTAATGTCTTATCAAAGCAGAGTTTCTCTTCAGGCAGATTTTACTTCGAGGTTCAGGTTAAAGGGAAGACTGACTGGACTTTAGGAGTGGTCAGAGAGTCGATCAACAGGAAGGGAGACATCACACTGAGTCCTCAGAAAGGTTTCTGGACGATATGGTTGAGGAATGAAAATGAGTACAAAGCTCTTGCTGACCCTAGAGTCCATCTCTTTCTGCAGTCTGATCCTGAGAAGGTGGGGGTGTTTGTGGACTATGAGGAGGGTCTGGTCTCCTTTTATGACGttgatgctgcagctctgatctaCTCCTTCACTGGCTGCTCCTTCACTGAGAAACTCTACCCATTCTTTAGTCCCTGTCCTAATTATGGAGGTAtaaactctgctcctctgatcaTCTCTCCTGTCAACTAA